Proteins found in one Solirubrobacterales bacterium genomic segment:
- a CDS encoding M23 family metallopeptidase codes for MEARAKQGCVARPKAGSRRGRQTLIAIASTTAILCATAGAAPAQDGTEPSSGGVATEAPSGDSAEGGGSGSSVLSRSRELRLKSESTNPGNVFFNGMRKATYRYSISGRRPRDLKIQAVRRRNGRVVRTWKRDDVEPRTRHTIRWAGTNRRGGEAHKGAYVFRVRDPDGGAAARSLTKASARIRLFPHKFPVRGRHEYWDGFGAGRHHMGQDVGARCAARVVAARGGRVQFRGYQASGAGYYLVIDGEATGHDYVYMHLRRRHRPKEGTQVRTGQRIGRVGASGNASGCHLHFEFWSRPGWYEGGHAMRSVTNRLRQWDAWS; via the coding sequence TTGGAAGCCAGGGCGAAACAGGGATGCGTCGCGCGCCCGAAGGCGGGCAGCCGGCGCGGCCGCCAGACGCTGATCGCGATCGCTTCGACGACAGCGATCCTCTGCGCGACCGCGGGCGCCGCGCCGGCCCAGGACGGGACCGAGCCGAGCTCCGGCGGGGTTGCCACGGAGGCACCCAGCGGCGATAGCGCCGAGGGCGGAGGCTCCGGATCGAGCGTTCTGTCCCGCTCGCGGGAGCTGCGGTTGAAGTCGGAGAGCACCAACCCCGGCAATGTGTTCTTCAACGGCATGAGGAAGGCCACCTATCGCTACTCGATTTCCGGCCGCCGCCCCCGGGACCTCAAGATCCAGGCCGTGCGTCGTCGCAATGGCCGGGTGGTCAGGACCTGGAAACGGGACGACGTCGAGCCGCGCACGAGGCACACGATCCGCTGGGCCGGCACCAATCGGCGGGGCGGCGAGGCCCACAAGGGCGCCTACGTTTTTCGGGTCCGCGATCCGGATGGCGGGGCCGCGGCCCGGAGCCTCACGAAGGCGAGCGCCCGGATCCGCCTCTTTCCGCACAAGTTCCCGGTTCGAGGCAGGCATGAGTACTGGGACGGCTTCGGCGCGGGCCGGCACCACATGGGGCAGGACGTCGGCGCCAGGTGCGCCGCGAGGGTGGTCGCGGCGCGCGGCGGCAGGGTCCAGTTTCGCGGCTACCAGGCAAGCGGCGCGGGCTACTACCTGGTCATCGACGGCGAAGCCACGGGACACGACTACGTCTACATGCACCTGAGGCGAAGGCACCGCCCGAAGGAGGGGACGCAGGTGCGGACCGGCCAGCGGATCGGGCGCGTCGGTGCCTCCGGCAACGCAAGCGGCTGCCACCTGCACTTCGAGTTTTGGTCGCGGCCCGGCTGGTACGAGGGCGGGCACGCGATGCGTTCGGTCACCAATCGCCTCAGGCAGTGGGACGCCTGGAGCTGA
- a CDS encoding phosphatase PAP2 family protein — protein MLPRLQELDRRLLRTTRTRAHGPQTEAAGKALGMAGEWGAVWLVIGLAAAAVDAPRRDRWLRAAVVAPAAIGINYAVKLAVRRPRPRLRRLPPLAGAPSDLSFPSAHATSSVAAATAMGRVAPGFRLPLYSLAAAICLTRPYLGMHYPSDVLGGAALGLTVGRFWPGLGGKGAEDRLIDLAASAAAKPAASSAPADGRPRAPASQPSRGSTSEGDPGRP, from the coding sequence GTGCTCCCAAGGCTCCAAGAGCTCGATCGGCGCTTGCTTCGCACCACGCGGACGCGCGCCCACGGGCCGCAGACGGAGGCCGCCGGGAAGGCGCTCGGCATGGCGGGAGAGTGGGGTGCCGTCTGGCTGGTGATCGGGCTCGCGGCGGCCGCGGTCGACGCGCCGCGCCGCGACCGCTGGCTGCGCGCCGCCGTGGTCGCTCCCGCCGCCATCGGGATCAACTACGCGGTCAAGCTCGCCGTGCGCAGGCCTCGCCCGCGGTTGCGCCGCCTGCCGCCCCTGGCAGGCGCGCCCAGCGACCTCTCCTTCCCGTCGGCCCACGCGACCTCGTCGGTGGCGGCGGCGACCGCTATGGGCCGGGTCGCTCCGGGCTTCCGCCTGCCGCTCTACAGCCTCGCCGCCGCCATCTGCCTGACCCGGCCGTACCTCGGCATGCACTACCCCTCGGACGTGCTGGGCGGCGCCGCTCTGGGCCTCACGGTGGGCCGGTTTTGGCCCGGACTGGGGGGCAAGGGCGCCGAAGACCGTCTGATCGACCTGGCGGCGAGCGCCGCCGCCAAGCCCGCCGCATCGTCGGCACCTGCAGACGGACGCCCTCGCGCACCCGCGTCCCAGCCGTCACGCGGGTCCACCTCCGAAGGCGATCCCGGGCGCCCGTGA
- the ychF gene encoding redox-regulated ATPase YchF, which translates to MKIGIVGLPNAGKTTLFNALTRAAAQTAIYPFTTVEPNVAVVEVPDERLAAVAAAAGASPQVPETIEFHDIAGLVQGASAGEGLGNRFLAEIRETDAICHVVRSHGDERVPHPGGRIDPVTDAEVVDTELLLADLEQAQGRLERVRKQAGDSKQAAAERDWLERVVEGLGRGQPARAAPVPTLAPDAPAELQALTSKPLLYVANLDEGEGEPSGALVEHARRHDAGCIGVSALIEAEVAELPADQAAEMRSELGLDESGLERLVRAAYELLDLVTFFTAHRGTEARARALRRGLTAWDAAGKVHTEIQAGFVRAEVIAWRELVDAGGYGEARERALIRTEGRDYVVRDGDVITIRH; encoded by the coding sequence GTGAAGATAGGCATCGTCGGGCTGCCCAACGCAGGCAAGACGACGCTCTTCAACGCGCTGACGCGGGCGGCGGCCCAAACCGCGATCTACCCGTTCACGACCGTGGAGCCCAATGTGGCCGTGGTGGAGGTCCCGGACGAGCGCCTGGCGGCCGTTGCGGCGGCGGCCGGGGCGAGCCCACAGGTTCCGGAGACGATCGAGTTCCACGACATCGCCGGCCTGGTGCAGGGCGCCTCTGCGGGTGAGGGCTTGGGGAATCGCTTCCTAGCCGAGATCCGCGAGACCGACGCGATCTGCCACGTGGTCCGCTCCCACGGCGACGAGCGGGTCCCCCACCCCGGGGGACGGATCGACCCGGTTACCGACGCCGAGGTGGTGGACACCGAGCTGCTGCTCGCCGACCTCGAGCAGGCTCAGGGGCGTTTGGAGCGCGTCCGAAAGCAAGCGGGCGACAGCAAACAGGCCGCTGCCGAACGCGACTGGCTGGAGCGCGTGGTCGAGGGACTCGGCCGGGGTCAGCCGGCGCGCGCCGCGCCGGTCCCCACGCTTGCCCCGGACGCCCCCGCGGAGCTTCAGGCGCTGACCTCGAAGCCGCTGCTCTACGTCGCCAACCTGGACGAGGGCGAAGGCGAGCCCTCGGGGGCGCTGGTTGAGCACGCGCGGCGACATGATGCCGGCTGCATTGGGGTCAGCGCCCTGATCGAGGCGGAAGTGGCGGAGCTACCCGCCGACCAGGCCGCCGAGATGCGCTCCGAGCTGGGGCTGGACGAGTCCGGGCTGGAAAGGCTGGTCCGCGCCGCCTATGAGCTCCTCGACCTGGTCACCTTCTTCACGGCGCACCGCGGCACCGAGGCGAGGGCGAGGGCGCTGCGCCGAGGCCTCACCGCCTGGGACGCCGCCGGCAAGGTGCACACCGAGATCCAGGCCGGCTTCGTACGCGCCGAGGTGATCGCCTGGCGTGAGCTGGTCGACGCCGGCGGCTACGGCGAGGCTCGGGAGCGCGCGCTGATCCGCACGGAGGGCCGGGACTACGTCGTGCGCGACGGCGACGTGATCACGATTCGCCACTGA